The window GAGGCCATCAAGAAAGTGCCCGACGGCGAGTACCGCTTCCAGGTCAACACCGACGGCTACGACGAACCGCTCGCCATCCGCGTCGAGGTGCGCGTCCGGGGCAGCAGCATCCTGGTGGACTACACCGGTTCCTCGCCCCAGGTGGACCGCGGCCTGAACGCCACGCTGAACTACGTCTTCGCCTACTCGGCCTATTCGCTCAAATGCCTCTTTTGCCCCCAGGTGCCCAACAACGAGGGCAACTTCCGGCCGATTACCGTATCCGCCCCCGAGGGAAGCATCCTCAACCCCCGCTATCCGGCGCCGGTCAACGGAAGGTCCATGGTCGGCCACTTCATTCCCTCGGCCATCTTCGGCGCGCTCTGCAAGGCGGTGCCGGCCCTTGTCCCCTCGGCGAGCGGGAGCCCCACCTGGGCCATCAACGCCGCGGGCGTGGACAACCAGGGAAAGCGCTTCGCCGGCAACTTCTACTTCAACGGCGGGCAGGGCGCCTCGAAGGAACACGACGGCAGAGCGTGCCTCTGCTTCCCCTCAAACACATCGAACACCCCCATCGAGGTGCTCGAGCACATCGTTCCGCTCCTGGTGGAGCGCAAGGCGGTCAACCGCGACAGCGGCGGGGCGGGCGAATTCGTGGGCGGAAACGGCCAGCAGGTGATCGTCAAATCCCTCTCCGAGGGCGCGATCCTGCTCACCTTCCTCAGCGAGCGCACCCGCCATCCCGCCTACGGGCTCTTCGGCGGGCGAAACGGCCGGGTGGGCAAAGTCACCCTCAACGGAAGGCCCATCAACCCCAAGCGGCAGTGGGTGATGAACCCCGGCGATCGCCTCGTCCTGGATGTCCCCAGCGGCGGCGGCTACGGTGACCCGAAGGACCGCTCCAGGGGGCGCATCGAGCACGACCTGCAGGAGGGACTGATCTCGCTGCAGAAGGCCCGGACCGAATACGGCTACGAGGGCGAATACGCCCACCCGTTCGGGTAGGTAATGGCCCCATCCGCCAGAAGCTGGGTCGCCGTCACCGCGACGGACGATCTTCCGGTTGCCCTCGCCCCCGTCGAACGTGCGCTGAAGGGCATCGCCCCCGTCCGGACCGTTCCGCTCCCCTTCCGAAAGCTACCGGAAAAAGAAGAAGCGGCGTTCGCCCGGAAATTTCGCGGCGCAGTGGGTATCCTCCTGCGGCCGGGCTATTTGACCGCCTCCCTTCTCGATCAGCTTCCCGCGCTTCGGGTGGTCGCCGTCCACGGGGCGGGGGTGGATCAGGTGGATGTCGCCGCCTGCACCGCCCGCGGCATTTTCGTCACGAACACCCCCGGAGCGAACGCGGATTCGGTCGCAGAACTCGCCATCGGCCTCATGCTCTCCCTCGTCCGGCATATCCCCGAGGCCGCCCGCCGGGTCGCCGCAGAGCGCGCCTGGGGCGCGGCCAGACGCACCGGCCGCGTGCTGCGCGGCCAGACGCTCGGCCTCATCGGGATGGGGCAGATAGGCGCGCGCGTGGCACATCTCGGGGCGGCTCTCGGGATGAAGGTCATCGGCCACGACCCGGCGCTCTCCGGCAAGGAGATTCGCGCGCGGGGCGCAAAACCGGCGGCGCTCGATGCCCTGCTCGCCGCAGCGGATGTCATCTCCCTCCACGCGCCGCTCATCCCTGAGACCCATCATCTGATCGATCGGCGCGCCATCTCGAAAATGAAAAAAGAGGCACTGATCATCAACTGCGCGCGAGGATCACTGGTGGACGAGCGGGCGCTG is drawn from bacterium and contains these coding sequences:
- a CDS encoding hydantoinase B/oxoprolinase family protein: MVRKGIDAITLEVLWSRLIAIAEEAATEIVRTSFSTTVREAQTFALVLLDTKGNSIAQAGSTMPSYVGALPITAKNLLKIFPPESFRPDDLVLTNDPWMGTGHLQDISSLTPIFHKKNIIGFTGITTHVTDMGGKLRSPEVREIYEEGLQLPACKYVSEGEVNPDILRIIRANVRVPELVEGDLISHMVAGKLASKRVQEMLEEYKLRDLDAIASTIYQRSENAMREAIKKVPDGEYRFQVNTDGYDEPLAIRVEVRVRGSSILVDYTGSSPQVDRGLNATLNYVFAYSAYSLKCLFCPQVPNNEGNFRPITVSAPEGSILNPRYPAPVNGRSMVGHFIPSAIFGALCKAVPALVPSASGSPTWAINAAGVDNQGKRFAGNFYFNGGQGASKEHDGRACLCFPSNTSNTPIEVLEHIVPLLVERKAVNRDSGGAGEFVGGNGQQVIVKSLSEGAILLTFLSERTRHPAYGLFGGRNGRVGKVTLNGRPINPKRQWVMNPGDRLVLDVPSGGGYGDPKDRSRGRIEHDLQEGLISLQKARTEYGYEGEYAHPFG
- a CDS encoding NAD(P)-dependent oxidoreductase, with amino-acid sequence MAPSARSWVAVTATDDLPVALAPVERALKGIAPVRTVPLPFRKLPEKEEAAFARKFRGAVGILLRPGYLTASLLDQLPALRVVAVHGAGVDQVDVAACTARGIFVTNTPGANADSVAELAIGLMLSLVRHIPEAARRVAAERAWGAARRTGRVLRGQTLGLIGMGQIGARVAHLGAALGMKVIGHDPALSGKEIRARGAKPAALDALLAAADVISLHAPLIPETHHLIDRRAISKMKKEALIINCARGSLVDERALAAALKAGKLGGAALDVLEGEPPDPESPIFTAPNTIITPHMAGSTQEALEAIARTAGEDIARVLRGQKPRYPANRPVKMKQ